gggttaaaggtACAGTGATGGATGTTTGTCGCCCCCTTCTAGCAGCAAGAgtaatcacacaaacacttgttgtaaagaaacaacaaaaaaatattttattttattgtgtcccCGGGTGCGGTAACCCGAGTATCCCTGGTCTGTGTCTCCGTAGAGACGTTGTCTGTTTTAAGTTACCAGGTAACCTAGCGCCTGAGTGGACAGCTGCGTCGGCCAATCAGATGGCTGTTTCGTTTTGATGGACATCTGGTTCCTCCAATTGCATTCATGAGCCCTTTGTTGGTGGCAACGCTCCTACGTTCTCCTGTTAGTCCGTTGGCGGAGCGTCAAGCGTGAACAAGTTTGTGCGGTCGGAAATTTCACATTTAAGCTAAAAATGAGGGAGATCGTTCATCTGCAGGCTGGTCAGTGTGGAAACCAAATCGGAGCTAAGGTTAGAGCAGCTTTGGTTCAAAAGTGAAGCTTTATTTCActtaaaaatttaaatttagTTCTGGTGGGCTGCTAGCTGATCGCTAACGCTAATGATAGCGCCACAGTGCAGACCGAATAGCAAGGGTAAGTTGTGCTAGTTAGCCTGCTAATATAAACTTTCTGTTTGGTTCTAGTTCTGGGAGGTGATAAGCGACGAACATGGAATCGACCCGTCTGGTACTTACCATGGGGACAACGACCTGCAGCTGGAGCGGATCCACGTCTACTACAACGAGGCAACAGGTGAGCTTCACTTTTCTGTTGGATTTGCTGCCCAGAGCCACACGGTCAGATTAGCTGTTTTCTAGGTGAGTCAAGGTAATTAAATACACCTGGAAACATTGTTAGTATTGTCGACATCCAGCAGGGGAGTTATTATGTCACTATAAGGCCCGAGAAATGAGTCCTGAAGTCAGTGGGCCTTTCTTGATCCCGCTTCCTAGCTACTGACGCTCagctataattttttgaaaaaaaagttgacccagaatgtcctctttGAAAAGAACATtgtgatagttgaatggctgaaatcggtcaatgtatgctgaagatacgctgcgccaaaaaacgtagagaataaaaaataattcgAACGATTTAaaagagaaactgctgaagacaagaaaacTATGACGTTATTGACCTCAAAGTATAGCCTGAGACACAGCATATGAAaagtctgaggctggaataataccctAAGCTTATTAAAAGGACAGGCTGTGTGACTTTAatgtgcagcagctgaatgATGGTCAATACAGCAGAATATTGTTCATATTCTGATCAATAAATAGGATATATATCCCTTTTTGCTCCTctatgtgtacatgtatgtgaGATTGTCTCTATGGCAGCGTATACATACCCAGTCTTAGGGCAGTTATACACCACTATAAAGGTCTGAGGCAGGAATAATACCAGATGGTCATCAGAAGGAAGGGCTGTAtgattttaatgttaaaaagtTGTAATCAGTTGAATGATAATTAGTATGAccgatataatgcttaaagtctgatcaACAAACAGAATATAGCTGCTGCGTTTGAGCCTGTCTCCATGGCGAcatgaatgtttatcaactgcccctaGCCGCTGCTCTTCTCTCCCCCTCATAGGGGAGTTCCAATGTAAATACATTCATTGTCACCCTCTGCTAACTGCTTTGTGGTTCCAAACCAAAGCACTCGGAGGAAAAAACTCCAAAATTGTGAGAAGCTCTCTCACAGGCTGCCCCTGGTGTCGTCATTTCCAGTATATAGGGGCTGTtaatggagggagaagagacTTTGTCCCAGATAGAGGCTCCTGTAGGCCAAACGGTTTGACTCAGCTTTGAGGGTCACATTGTGAGAAATTGCAATGTCATTGGGACTGCGACAGGGTCTCAGTAGAACTTAAATGTGGATCAAAAATGCTTTACTTGCTTTATTTAATGCAGACTAACAGTAAGCACTTATCTTACAGGGTAATTGTTTCATCACTGTTTCTATTATCAGGTGGCAAGTATGTTCCCCGCGCAGTGCTGGTGGACCTGGAGCCAGGCACGATGGACTCTGTGAGGTCTGGACCCTTCGGTCAGGTGTTCAGACCAGACAACTTTGTCTTTGGTGAGCATTCAAATCTGGAAATTCAAATGAAGCTGGCTGATAAAATCTCATTCTCACTCAAAGTGTCATGTTTCCTGATATAATAAGAGCAGCTGTGAAGGGTTTTTGTATTTGCGTGTGACACAGGCCAGAGTGGAGCAGGTAATAACTGGGCTAAAGGCCACTACACTGAGGGGGCTGAGCTGGTGGACTCTGTCTTGGATGTTGTgaggaaagaggcagagagctgTGACTGCCTGCAGGGCTTCCAGCTCACACACTCCCTGGGAGGAGGAACCGGATCCGGCATGGGTACTCTGCTTATCAGCAAGATCCGAGAGGAGTATCCAGACCGCATCATGAACACATTCAGCGTGGTGCCCTCACCCAAGGTTCAGATAACGCATTCAGATGTTGTTAGATTTGGCCTTGTGCCTGCTGTGTTTTAACACTGTCCCATCTTCTTCCCTTTGTTCcctctccatcctgcaggtgtcTGACACAGTGGTGGAGCCGTATAATGCTACCCTGTCTGTCCACCAGCTGGTGGAGAACACAGATGAGACCTACTGCATTGACAATGAGGCCCTGTATGACATCTGCTTCCGCACACTGAAGCTCACCACTCCCACCTACGGTGATCTCAACCACCTCGTCTCAGCCACCATGAGCGGAGTGACCACCTGCCTGCGCTTCCCCGCCCAGCTCAATGCTGATTTGAGGAAACTGGCCGTCAACATGGTGCCCTTCCCCAGGCTGCACTTCTTCATGCCAGGCTTCGCCCCCCTGACGAGCCGTGGCAGTCAGCAGTACAGGTGGGGAGGCCAGACCCGACTTTTCAAGCACTCATGCTCCCAAGTTCTTTTACTTatcaaaatgtcttttttttttttttttttcttttttaagagCGCTGACCGTTCCTGAGCTCACCCAGCAGATGTTCGATGCCAAGAACATGATGGCGGCTTGTGACCCTCGCCACGGCCGCTACCTCACAGTTGCTGCCATCTTCCGCGGCCGCATGTCTATGAAGGAGGTGGACGAGCAGTTGATCAACATGCAGAACAAGAACAGCAGCTACTTTGTGGAGTGGATCCCCAACAATGTCAAAACAGCCGTGTGCGACATCCCTCCACGCGGTCTCAAGATGGCTGCCACTTTCATCGGCAACAGCACGGCCATTCAGGAGCTGTTCAAGCGCATTTCAGAGCAGTTCACCTCCATGTTCCGCCGTAAGGCCTTCCTTCACTGGTGAGTATCCCGCCGAAGGAggtatgtgtgtaaatgtgctgACCTGCTCTTGGCCCTGTAGCTTGTGTGCTAACATAATGCCTGTTCTGTTCAGGTACACGGGGGAGGGCATGGACGAGATGGAGTTCACCGAGGCAGAGAGCAACATGAACGACCTGGTGTCTGAGTACCAGCAGTACCAGGAAGCAACTGCTGATGACGAGGGAGAGCttgaggaggaagcagaggaggacatGGCATAGACGCCTGGCAGGACCTTTGTCTTTCTATGCAACAGTTAGGGCTGGATGATATGTTAACAGTTAACATGTGTTCAGATAAAAAGCACGAGTTCAGTTTTTTAAAGAATTTCtcttcatgttgtgtgtgtttcctgttctgAATAAAGTTTTTAACCAGCTCTTTTTGTAAACCTTTTATTGAAAAAAAGGCACTTTCAATCTAAATTGCAAATATTGTGATTTAATGAACACAGTGTATGTATATTGGGCATACCAACAGGTAgagtgtaattaaaaaaatattaaattactTATTAAATGCATATATCAATATAGTAATTTAtctgatttgtgatttttatttattaaaaattgGATCAAAAGATGAAGAAATCAGCACCCTCTGGTTTTCTGTTTGTAGTGCTTTTGGTTTCTGGTTTTCCTTTGCTTTTTGTTTCAGGTGCTCTGttctggctgcagcttcctctgggcGGAGTACTGGGCTGATGGTTCTTACCTGTTCCTCAGAAACTTAGCCCTGTTCCCGTCCCGTCTTCCACTGCAGTCTTCAGAGCCCCTTCAAGGATTCTTGCCGTCgtggttgttttctgttttcctccAGAGAGTTTTTCGCCTTAGTAGTTGCTTAGTCTTAGTCTTCTTCAGAGACTTTTCTCcctagtggttgttttttgttcatgGAATAAACCTGAACACCTTTTGAGACCTGCATTTAGATCCAGTATTTATTGTCCCATAACAGAAGAACTGACCAGACATGGATCCAGCGGCCTTATCTCCACCATTGCCATCAAAGGTGTTAACCCGCCAAGGAATCCTGTTGGGTAGACATGAGCATGACATTCAAACTCTTCAAAATGATCATAATGTGACATTTGAACAAGTAAATGAACTTCGTAACCAATTTCAGGCTTTTGCCACACAGTTTCTCCCATCTGCCGCAGCTGTGCAGGGCCATCTAATTCCAGCACTCCCTGTGTGCCCGAGCCCTACAATGGCGCGTCGGGGTTGCCGGGGTTTTCTCCTCCAGTGCTTAAATATTTAGCTCTCAAACCTTTAACATTCGACTCTGATCGCTCCAAGGTTCTCTACATGGTTGGTCTACTTCAGGACAGGGCTCTAGAATGGGCTCAGGTGGAAGACGCTATGGCACCATGGTCAGGGCGTACCTTAAGTGACTTTATTGGAcgatttaaagatgtttttgatGTCCCTAACAGTGCTAGGAATGCCTCTAAGTGTTTGCTTTCCATATCTCAAGGCTCTGACTCAGTGGCAGAATACTCCGTTCAGTTCCAAACTCGCTCTAGAGGCTGGTTGGAACGAACCAGCTTTGAAAGGGGCCTTCCTGAAGTCCCTAAATGAAAACATCAGGAGCGAATTAGCCTGCCGTGAGGAGCCGCCTTCCGTTGATGCTCTCATTTTGCTAGCCATCCAGTTGGACAATTACATGAGGGAGGTTCGACTCGAGACCTAATCCAGAACCATCGTCATTGAACCAGTTCCCCACCTGCTCTCAGACATGCACTACCACCAGCGCCCTCTACTGCTGTGGCCCCTCACCTGTGTGACCccctcccctatcgtcccacgacctctctcccagctgtactggcacgagctgtggtctgcagggcagaagagtacagcaaaacacacgtACAAAAGAGAGGTCcgccggccagtaggtggcgcagtgactgtagcagatcagcatgtcaatctgtgcagcatccgatgttcagcatgactgtaaagtttcatccacataggatgaagtatgtgggagatacaaccaaaaatacatgtatgtCCTGTGAGTTGgagaagggtcaactttgtggcggcgccacggccagaccgtgtgacggtCTGCGTTTTTGACTTTAGGTCCCTTATGCCTTGAGAGTAACCAGGAGTTTCAGGTGGACTGGAGAAATCctgtaggaggagttcgtaaaagtgcagCGAGTGAGAAATGCAAAATGGTgcaggtttttcaaaatggcggacttcctgtgcgttgtAGAGTATACCGCCAAGAGACTTTTGTCTAGAGgagatacatatgtgtaccaatttttgtgtctgtaggtcaaacggggaagcagatctaattccagggggcgctactgagccatgtggccacgcccacatatggcgatgaggtgatatgaaaaggtgcacaggggctgatgtcatgatagagtaagaggcatgtaggatgaacaaatcaagaaacacagcagctttctctatagtggcgaagggtcaccttcgTGGCGTTGCCCCGCCCATACGGTGTAACagcgagctgcgtttttgataacttttgctcaaccatgtcttcagaaccatgtgacaaaatctcaggccTATCaaagtatttccctaggagttGTTCGTTCAAacacgaggtgtggaacatggaaagcagcctgaacacaattcagaCCACcggtaggtggcgctatgagagtttttggtcattagcatatcaatctgttcagaatgacaggctcagcatgcctgatttttttcatccacataggatgaagcatgtgggagatacagccacaaatacatctaTTTTGTTTGCGTTGgcaaagggtcaacttcgtggtggcgccacagctgTAGGGGGTAGAATTCTttttccaaaggcatgtttcctggCATGAGGCGATATATcagcgtaccaattttcatggccgtagctgttacgctgaatattttcaaaatcCAGGGGGCactgtagagccattttccaAGTCACTGTCGCGgcgacagtttcagatcgccatttttCGCGAACCTGAcctgtgtgccaaatttggtgagtttttgagcacgttcagggggtcaaatttgcgtCGAATGACGAATGCATTTcgatagggctcttgcaccattcggtgctcgggccctaataaacattacaattacaataatATACTAAtaagatataataataataataatattactaATAAGATTTTCCAGTTATATAATTACATAGCCAATAAAACTTTTTCCAATACAAATGTTTCAATGCCAATGTTTTCTCAGTGTCAAACTTTACTGTCACTGTTTTAGCACACACACCCCTGAAGCCAATCAATACCTGAACCGagtttcctcttcctgtcaATTAGAATCACTAATTTTCACTTTTCCACACCAAAACAATAGATAACTAAAACCACCAATGTAAGAAAGGAAAGCTAAAGCAtgaataaaatgagaaaaaacaggCAAATAGAATAATAACTTCttacttactttttttttttacccctgcTGGTCTAACAATACTTCAGTCAAGACTTCACTGCAGTGAAATGACTTTCTACTGTATGTCCCTCCCCCTCAGGGAGTGGGAAAACTGGAAGTGAAGGCACTTGCTCAAGGACATCTAAGAATGAAGAGCGTTTCAGGGACTTGAGCCAATActggggggagaaaaaaatacattcttgCCAAATTGCTTTCAACACAGCAATATAACACCTGCTCAGATACAACCACCCTCATCCTGGTAATAAAACAGAAACTAGCACTTTGATGGTGATGAACAGTAGACTTTCTGGTGTAGTAAACATACAGCTTTCCATGTTATTAAAATTTACAATTAAAATTTGCCTCTCAAAAATGTTTCTGTCCTCACGGTCCTGTACTGTAGACTAAAGCCGGATTTACACCGCACACGAAGCTGCAACGTAACTGCAGCGTAGCGACAGTCACTGTGAAATGCTTCACAGGGGGTGGGTTGGAGtcatatcgcccagccctagtcTCTTGGTGTCTCAAAGGCCCTTAGGCAAGAGGTGACACAATTTTCCTATTCATAAAAGGGACCATAAAAAAGAAGATCATCATACACTGCATCTTTAAATGCGTCTTGTGTAAGGTATTTATTCAACAATTATTCAAGTATATTTCTACCCTGTTTAGAGTGGAAACATTGTGATAGAATTAAGTAGCTACATGGGAGAACTGACACATAAATATGTATTGAACTGGGTTTTATACCTTTTTTATGATACACTCAATGAAAGCATCTAAAGCATACATGCAGATACACAAGCCTGAATACATACAAACAATAGCCCTCACAAAATAACAATATGTAGTGGCATGAATGTGACAATATATTACGTATCACAAAACATGTGGTACACATAATTAAATCTTAGGCGAACTGTCATAGTAAGAAAGACCAATATGCACAATGAGGAAGTGAATTACAGCTACAGCCACATACTGGATGGCTGCTCCTTCAGTGCCCACACAGGTGGGATAGAAATGGCCGTTGGGGACTGACTTGAAGCTGGATTCCAGCCAGCTTGTAGTCAAGGGCCTCAGCTTGGGGCTGTAATTATGAGTGGCTGTATCTGTAAGAATTGCTACAGTGTTTTGCATTTGGGAGAACTGATACAAGTGTATGGATTTTTACAGTCCTATGTAATTACACAGAGTAAATTTAACTCATTACACAAGGACCAGCAAGCTTGCATCCAAAGCAGCTAAAGGTTAAGTGCTTTGGTTAGAGGTGCTCCATCTCTGGAGCTTTGTCATTCCTCCCATCCACCTTTAACCTTTCCCTGTAATTTAGACTGCATGCATCAACAAAAAATTCTGGTTTCACAAGAAGCATGCCGTTTGcttcctgcaaacacacacagcatcactctAACACAGATGCAATATATACTTTAAATGATAGATATTATCTGCCTACATACTATGCCTGTAGTACAACCCTGTATCAAGGAGATTAAAGGTTTGCAACCAAAGACTGGTGACTTGCAttactgcagattttttttataaagtaaCAGTTTGGAAAAGCAACATCCACGaatgtataatataaattaTGTTTTCGTTGTAAGTCAGTTTTTATGCTGCTGCATAGGTTAAAtgactgaagctgctgttgaAGAGCTATAACATGACAGCTTTCACATGTTTTATAGCTCTCCAGGGCAGTGTAATCTCAGCGCATGTTGTTTATGTGCCATCAATATTCCATCACCTTAGAGAGCTGTAAACCACACTAACCCCCCCAAAATTACAACAAAAGGACCATGAACACACATAATACTGCAAGCGAATGTTCAGAAACTCACCCAAAGGCAACAATTGCATAATTCACGTAAAATTTTATAATCAATGCATCACGCACATACACAATGTCCACCAAGTACATTAAAAATCAAAGTCAAGTCAATCAAAACTCTCTGTGTAGGCCATCATACTGCAAATAGATGTTTTATACTTTTCGAAACCACAAAGAGTGTTGCGGTCTGCTCCTTCTACATCTCTCTGCTGATGCTCTGTTATGCTTGCAACAGTGTTCTTGTCTGCCATTTGTATTCAGTTCTGGTGTTTTTCATTGACAAGACATTCTTCACCCCTTTTTGTGCCGCATCTCTTTTACTGCTGATTTTCCCTACTTGCCTCTCTCATTTGTTTTCAGCACTTTTCTGCTGCTCGCATATCCTCCCTCCTCGTCTGAACACGGGAAACAGATTTTCCTTTCTGTACAAGTTTAATAGCTATCACctcttctcctttctcctctgttcCTCGCACCCTAATTTTCCCTAACCTGTCTCCCTTTCTTTAACATAATAGgcaagcaaaaaaacaaaacaattttaGTCTATCAAACTCTTTATTTATCAACTAGCTGCTATTTTTACTGAGATTTTTGCAATGATTAATTATAACTAACAGAGCTACAGAAGGATGCTGAATAAATATttaggttttatatatatatttcctaaatatttatttgggtattatatatattaaagttattattacatGGATTATTATTGTAGGCTTATTCGAAGGCTATGTGCTAGTAAATACCTGCTCTGATTTGGAGTTTAccctaacttttttttttttcttaaataggGTCCTTTTATGGCACTTAAGGAAACCTTACAAAGCACAACAATAAacccaaaaaaacaacagataaaaaaaaaaataatgaaataatttaaGTTTAgttaaaacaaactaaaagcTAAGGGGAGAAAGTAGGTGGGGTGGGTGTAATATCTAACAGACCCATTTGAAACAGTGGGTCTTAAGAGGGGATTAATAGAGGGTAGAGAATCAACAGTAAGGAGGTCCTAGGGTAGGGACTTCGAGAGTCATGGGGCAGAGTGGCCGAATGTTCCATAGAGGATAGACGAGCAGGTGGAGAGGAGATCAGAGAGATACAGAGGTGAGGAGCAGAATTTTGAAATCAATTCAATCAATCAGAAGCCAACGAAGTTCCTTGAGAATTGGACTGATGCACTCAGAATAAGAAAGTCCGGAAATGATGCGAGCTGCTGAATTTTGAACCAGTTGTTGTTTATGGAGGGTAGACCAACAAGAAGAGAATTATAGTAATcaatacaggaagtgatcagGGCATGGAAAATAACAGCAGTGCTATTGGGTGTCAATGATGAAGAGTATGTGGACTGGGTGACATCATTGATGAGCCTTGAAGCAAAGAGTGCCAGCAAGGATGACACCCAGCCTTTACCCCGACAGGAATAGAATTGCATATGGTCAGAAGGACCATAGTTAACAAGAGTAAAGCTTAACTAAACAATTAATTTAGTCCATTTTGTCACTTTacattttagttgtttttcaaattctgcaagaaaaaaaaatgctagtTGTAAACACAACTCTGTATCTTTTGCATGCGTCAAACAcagttgtctctctctctctctttcacacacacacacagcttattaAGAGAATGGACAGTGGTTTCAAAACAAGCTACTTCAATAGGTaccaaacagaagaaaaacaaattatCACCTagacactaaaataaaaacgGCAGGCAATTCATGCACTTCTGCAATTACAagttcataaaaaaaatcttctgtAGTCTACTTATGAATGCAATGTTTCTGAACATAAAAGCTTGGCAGAATACGAGAAACTACAGCTCTTCAACACAGTAGACAAATACTGAATTATCACACTAACAGGAATTTGGAACCCAATTTTAgcaacattttaatatttcCAGTTTAATTATGAAGAATCAAAGAACAACATAGCAcggctatataaataaaactgaatcgAACTGAATTAGAATGTTAACTAGTATGGGTTTGAATGGAAGCAGGTGTAGCTGGAGTAATATTGAGTGCCAATATCAATAACGCTGCTTTTAAAAGGTTAGCCTGCTAAAGACTGTGACAAATAGGGAGTCAGAGACAAATTTAGCACACTTCCACCACTGCCCTTTGCAGCAGTGATTCTGGGCCCACACAGCGTGAGCCCAGCTCACTGTCAGCAATGTGAACTGAAACTTTGACAGATTATAGATGCTGATTAAACCGCCAAAGgtcaaaaaaaagttaaaattcttttatttttttaaaacatggcAACAACAACATTGTGTTACTCAGATTGATGtcatacattacaaattacattttaggacatgtaatctgtattctgtaactgaatacttcCGAACACTGCACATCCACAGCACCAAGTCGCATTTTATTTGACAAAAACTGCACAGTCATGAAAGCAACAATTATAAATCCTAAAAGTAAACAAACTGTAATGCTACTAATTATAGTAATTATGAGGCCAGTTATGCATGTGCACCAGCTGTGTCAATGTCTGTGATTGTATATCAGTGACATTATGCCTCATTTACCTTTTTGTCTCTGCAACCTACAAACTGCCAGCTCACACAacttttcataaaaaaattagtGCCAACTTTGTCAGACTCATAAACCGACTATTGAAGTacacctattttttttttttataagaaaCACCCGAAATGTTTCAAAAGCATGTCACTTTAGATTGCAACAACATTATtggtgacattttaaaatgcaaatgaacaAATCAGTGGAATCCAGAGTTAGAAGAAATACATTATCATTTCAGAAGCAGTGCTAAAGAAGACTCATTATGAAAATATCTACCTATTATTCTGCGTTAACTGCAAGACATCACCATAGTCCTTATTGTTCAACaacatttacatatttaaaaaacatgacaaaaaatcGAACAAAGGCTGCCTCACTGGCATTTTCTTAGATGCTGTGTATCCATACATTCAGTGGAAACACTATAAATTAAATTTAGAgattaaatattacattttgtttgtaCTAAAGACATCGACTTGTCATGTGATCTCTACATTATTTTGTAAGGTATCAGCATTAGAaattgcatgcatgcacacatgcttcTCTATAGGCACATATGCCTGTACAATATACACCAGGAACCTTTCAAAAGAAACATCTAATTCAAGTGACTGCATTCACACGCAGTGTCTGTTATTGCGTATGTTGTTAATGTGTACCAACAATAGGCATATGTAAAGCACATTGAGATTaaaaatacctttattagtcccacaatggggaaattgcgtacataatacatacataatagGTTTAGCATGTACGGCATATATATTCAGAAAGTTGAATGAAGGCAACCTCTTCAAGTCCAGATgacttgcttcaaccttctgaatgaatatgacctggacaACTGAGAATCTTCTATCAGCATACAGCATATACAGCTTTATTTTGGCGGACTGGCTATAATTATAATTATCTGAGCttctcattacacacacacacacacattcattggTTTAAGGGTGACACTGTCCTGATGTCTGCTCACAGGCAAATACTTCTAACCTTCAACTGACTGACTGGTAGCATTTCCTGCACCCTCTTGTCACTGAATGACACAATTCTACAACCCATAAACCATAACGCTGCtgcctaataataataataagagacGCAGCGGACTATTTCCAACTATGAGACATTTCTGAATAATGCCAATAATGCCTAAAGATGTTCAGCTTTTCACTCACAAGTTGTGAACCTCTTCATCATCAGGTTTCACCAAGATTATTGCACATCTCAAACATGCACACTAAATTTCGTCCAGTCATGGtgtctttattttgaaaattgttATAGCCGCCATGGCCCCCCTGGTGGAACTGTGGGTATATGCACATGCACGTATGTGTGAGTTCTCTAGGGGGAAAAGCAGCCAGCACTGAGTAGAGGGAAATATTATACACCACCATTAAACCCAATTTTCTCTATCAAGAAAGCCATTTTCATTTATGTTTCTTCTTATAGTGCACCATATCTGTTTTTTAAtccacaaatcaaagataaaagttTTATCCATCGCTGAAGCAATGATGAGAACTGTTGCCATGGAGCCAAGCTGCATGTTTCTCTTTTTAATAGGAAGGAATCATAGGTCCTATATTTCAAACCCTGTTGTTTATGTGAAGTTAAAACTTTTGCCTAAAagattattttaattatgttaATTAACAAGAAAGACTGATTGAgtcaaacattgttttttataaAACAAGCATTTTGTTACTGCATATCTATAGGGGTATAGGTATTATTGGAGCAATACTCCTGCAAAAAAATGCTTACTTCCACCTTTATATGAAAAACCAGatgataaaaatgaaacagaggCAATGAgaagaggaaatggaaaaagcTCAATGTATCAAATTAcgcagtaaaaacaaaaaggtaaaAGTCTCACAGATTTCCTTCCAGTGAGACTAAGAAGTGCAGAAAACTTATTAGGTTCTCAGTAGAAACTTGAACTGCTATTTTAAGGAAAAGTTCAGCTCCCTCAAGAATAACTATCACCAACACACAACTGCATCTGCTTCATGCAGTATATACAACATCATTGAATCTAAGGTTTTAATGTATTTTGGTATAGTTCAGCACTACTTTAACCCACAGTAGATGGTTTTGTTAAAAAAGggataaagaaaaaacaacagctaTATTGCATAGTGTGTACCTGCATCAGGGAACTCTCGGGGACTCAGACGTTTTACAGtgtggaaagaaaga
The genomic region above belongs to Parambassis ranga chromosome 9, fParRan2.1, whole genome shotgun sequence and contains:
- the LOC114441478 gene encoding tubulin beta-4B chain-like isoform X2; the encoded protein is MREIVHLQAGQCGNQIGAKFWEVISDEHGIDPSGTYHGDNDLQLERIHVYYNEATGGKYVPRAVLVDLEPGTMDSVRSGPFGQVFRPDNFVFGQSGAGNNWAKGHYTEGAELVDSVLDVVRKEAESCDCLQGFQLTHSLGGGTGSGMGTLLISKIREEYPDRIMNTFSVVPSPKVSDTVVEPYNATLSVHQLVENTDETYCIDNEALYDICFRTLKLTTPTYGDLNHLVSATMSGVTTCLRFPAQLNADLRKLAVNMVPFPRLHFFMPGFAPLTSRGSQQYRALTVPELTQQMFDAKNMMAACDPRHGRYLTVAAIFRGRMSMKEVDEQLINMQNKNSSYFVEWIPNNVKTAVCDIPPRGLKMAATFIGNSTAIQELFKRISEQFTSMFRRKAFLHWYTGEGMDEMEFTEAESNMNDLVSEYQQYQEATADDEGELEEEAEEDMA
- the LOC114441478 gene encoding tubulin beta-4B chain-like isoform X1; translation: MREIVHLQAGQCGNQIGAKFWEVISDEHGIDPSGTYHGDNDLQLERIHVYYNEATGGKYVPRAVLVDLEPGTMDSVRSGPFGQVFRPDNFVFGQSGAGNNWAKGHYTEGAELVDSVLDVVRKEVDEQLINMQNKNSSYFVEWIPNNVKTAVCDIPPRGLKMAATFIGNSTAIQELFKRISEQFTSMFRRKAFLHWYTGEGMDEMEFTEAESNMNDLVSEYQQYQEATADDEGELEEEAEEDMA